The following proteins come from a genomic window of Miscanthus floridulus cultivar M001 chromosome 2, ASM1932011v1, whole genome shotgun sequence:
- the LOC136537592 gene encoding probable glucan endo-1,3-beta-glucosidase A6, with the protein MATPLHLLVLAAIVTATPPPGVAASSSTSTAEHILGVNYGTLGDNLPPPQRGLELARSAGASAIRFYDANATMLAAAAASGLEFVPSVPNELIPSLAASQRAADAWVAATLLPFRGNPRLRYLFVGNEVLSDPTARSRWARLVPAMANVHRALRRHGMGRVKVSTTFSMHELEGQNVFPPCAGAFRPDIADSVVRPLLAFLDRTGSHLFVDAYTYFTWSANHTVVPLPYALLEPAAGYVYRDPGTGLSYTNLLDQMLDAVVAAMCRAGHCGVGLALAETGWPTVGDLDQFGANVRNAATYNRNLARHLASGAGTPRRPRARVAPAMVFALFNEDHKWGPGTERHWGLFYPNGSAVYEVDLTGRRSLASYPPLPPASNDRPYPGPLWCVVATDKGPVNETAVRAQVAAACADVPGLCDPVRSGGACFLPDTVSAHASYVFSAHWNRFSEDYGGCYFAGFAVETTVDPSHGSCKFPSILLK; encoded by the exons ATGGCAACGCCGCTCCACCTCCTCGTGCTCGCCGCCATCGTCACCGCGACGCCGCCGCCGGGCGTAGCAGCATCATCATCCACTTCCACAGCCGAGCACATCCTGGGCGTCAACTACGGCACGCTGGGCGACAACCTCCCGCCGCCGCAGCGCGGGCTGGAGCTCGCCCGCTCGGCGGGGGCGTCCGCCATCCGCTTCTACGACGCGAACGCCACCATgctcgccgcggccgccgcctcgGGGCTGGAGTTCGTGCCGAGCGTCCCCAACGAGCTCATCCCGTCGCTCGCGGCCTCCCAGCGCGCCGCCGACGCCTGGGTGGCCGCCACGCTGCTCCCGTTCCGCGGCAACCCGCGCTTGCGGTACCTGTTCGTCGGCAACGAGGTCCTCTCCGACCCCACCGCCAGGTCCCGGTGGGCCCGTCTCGTCCCGGCCATGGCCAATGTCCACCGCGCGCTCCGCCGCCACGGCATGGGCCGCGTCAAGGTCAGCACCACGTTCAGCATGCACGAGCTGGAGGGCCAGAACGTGTTCCCGCCGTGCGCCGGCGCGTTCAGGCCCGACATCGCGGACTCCGTCGTCCGCCCGCTGCTCGCCTTCCTGGACCGCACCGGCTCGCACCTCTTCGTCGACGCGTACACCTACTTCACCTGGTCGGCGAACCACACCGTGGTGCCGCTGCCGTACGCGCTTCTCGAGCCGGCTGCCGGTTACGTGTACCGCGACCCCGGGACGGGGCTGTCGTACACCAACCTCCTGGACCAGATGCTCGACGCGGTGGTGGCCGCCATGTGCCGCGCGGGCCACTGCGGCGTCGGGCTGGCGCTGGCCGAGACCGGGTGGCCGACGGTGGGAGACCTGGACCAGTTCGGCGCCAACGTGCGGAACGCGGCCACGTACAACCGGAACCTGGCGCGGCACCTGGCGTCCGGTGCCGGCACACCGCGGCGGCCGCGGGCGCGCGTGGCGCCGGCGATGGTGTTCGCGCTGTTCAACGAGGACCACAAGTGGGGGCCCGGCACGGAGCGGCACTGGGGCCTGTTCTACCCCAACGGCAGCGCGGTGTACGAGGTGGACCTCACGGGGCGCCGGTCGCTGGCGTCGTACCCGCCACTGCCGCCGGCGTCCAACGACCGGCCGTACCCAGGTCCCCTGTGGTGCGTGGTGGCGACGGACAAGGGGCCCGTGAACGAGACCGCGGTGAGGGCGCAGGTGGCGGCGGCGTGCGCCGACGTGCCGGGGCTGTGCGACCCCGTGCGGTCGGGAGGCGCGTGCTTCCTGCCGGACACGGTGAGCGCGCACGCCAGCTACGTGTTCAGCGCGCACTGGAACAGGTTCAGCGAGGACTACGGCGGATGCTACTTCGCGGGCTTCGCCGTGGAGACCACCGTCGATCCCA GCCATGGATCATGCAAGTTTCCAAGCATTCTACTGAAGTGA
- the LOC136537591 gene encoding DNA-directed RNA polymerases II, IV and V subunit 8B-like, with translation MSEHLFEDTFVVTRLDPDGKKFDRVSRVEARSEQLDMYMQLDVATDVYHMHAGEKFNMVLAPTLNLDGTPDTGYYTQAGRKTLADNYEYVMHGKLYKISEDTSSSQNAKVEIYASFGGLLMLLRGDPSTAASFELDQRLFLLMRKV, from the exons ATGTCTGAGCATCTCTTCGAGGACACCTTCGTCGTCACTAGGCTCGACCCTGATGGCAAAAAGTTTGATAGAG TTTCTCGTGTCGAAGCACGCAGTGAGCAGTTAGATATGTATATGCAGCTAGATGTTGCTACTGATGTTTATCATATGCATGCTGGTGAGAAATTTAACATGGTTTTAGCACCTACTCTGAATTTGGATGGCACTCCAGATACTGGATACTATACACAG GCTGGTAGAAAAACTCTGGCAGACAATTATGAGTACGTCATGCATGGGAAGCTTTACAAAATCTCAGAAGACACCTCCTCCAGCCAAAATGCTAAAGT GGAGATTTATGCATCATTCGGTGGTCTCCTGATGCTGCTCAGGGGTGACCCTTCCACTGCTGCTAGCTTTGAGCTGGATCAGAGGCTCTTTCTACTGATGCGCAAGGTGTAA